A window of Rubricoccus marinus contains these coding sequences:
- a CDS encoding acyl-CoA thioesterase, whose amino-acid sequence MPSALDDLLTLLDLELLEHDYFRGQSASYGAPRVFGGQVLAQAVIAAGRTVPEDRRCHSLHAYFILPGDAQAPILYHVDRLRDGGSFATRRVTAIQHGRPIFNAALSFHREEPGLDHADPAPEAVPAPGEVTSEVEIARALADRIPRRFRATLTGERAIDYRPVDPVNPFAPEATEAELKVWLQASGELADDPLIHQALLAYASDYGLLGTALRPHARSVFDPGIMAASLDHAIWFHRPFRIDGWLLYTMDSPSASGGRAFTRGAVHDAEGRLVASATQEGLVRLMNT is encoded by the coding sequence ATGCCCTCCGCTCTCGACGACCTCCTCACGCTTCTCGACCTCGAACTGCTGGAGCACGACTACTTCCGCGGCCAGAGCGCCTCGTACGGCGCCCCGCGCGTGTTCGGGGGGCAGGTGCTCGCGCAAGCCGTGATCGCGGCCGGGCGGACCGTTCCAGAAGACCGGCGCTGCCACTCGTTGCACGCCTACTTCATCCTCCCCGGCGACGCGCAGGCGCCCATCCTCTACCACGTGGACCGGCTGCGCGATGGCGGCTCGTTCGCCACGCGGCGCGTGACGGCCATCCAGCACGGCCGCCCCATCTTCAACGCCGCGCTCTCCTTCCACCGCGAAGAGCCGGGCCTGGACCACGCCGACCCGGCGCCAGAGGCCGTCCCCGCGCCCGGCGAGGTCACGAGCGAGGTCGAGATCGCGCGGGCACTCGCCGACCGCATCCCCCGCCGGTTCCGCGCCACGCTTACCGGCGAGCGCGCCATCGACTACCGCCCCGTGGACCCCGTCAACCCGTTCGCGCCAGAGGCGACGGAGGCCGAGCTCAAGGTGTGGCTACAGGCCTCTGGCGAACTCGCTGACGACCCGCTGATCCACCAGGCGCTGCTGGCCTACGCGAGCGACTACGGCCTGCTGGGCACGGCGCTCCGCCCGCACGCGCGCAGCGTGTTCGACCCCGGCATTATGGCCGCGAGCCTAGACCACGCGATCTGGTTCCACCGTCCCTTCCGCATTGATGGCTGGCTGCTGTACACGATGGACAGCCCGAGCGCCTCTGGCGGGCGCGCGTTCACGCGCGGCGCCGTGCACGACGCCGAAGGACGCCTGGTGGCGAGCGCCACACAGGAGGGGCTCGTCCGGCTGATGAACACGTGA
- a CDS encoding M23 family metallopeptidase, with protein MTRALLLILLVASGCRLETPAPEPAPEPSGDSASASAPDPPVAAGDTARVTARRAGEATPRQKPKPLAPNVSGSGWAVPVLGIAPEDLVDTFTAARSEGRTHNAIDILAPRGTPVVAAFGGTVQRLFTSDKGGLTVYVLGSEGRIVTYYAHLDAYAPGLEAGQRVARGERLGTVGDTGNAAPGNTHLHFAIWTIEPGDSFWDGEPINPYDLLAR; from the coding sequence GTGACCCGCGCGCTCCTCCTGATCCTCCTCGTGGCGTCGGGGTGCCGCTTGGAGACGCCCGCTCCCGAGCCTGCGCCAGAGCCCTCTGGCGACAGCGCGAGCGCTTCCGCGCCCGATCCGCCCGTCGCGGCAGGCGACACCGCGCGCGTCACGGCGCGGCGCGCTGGCGAGGCCACGCCACGCCAGAAGCCGAAGCCTCTGGCGCCCAACGTCAGCGGTAGCGGCTGGGCCGTCCCGGTCCTCGGCATCGCGCCTGAGGACTTGGTAGACACCTTTACCGCCGCGCGCAGCGAGGGCCGCACACACAACGCGATCGACATTCTCGCGCCGCGCGGCACGCCGGTGGTCGCCGCGTTTGGGGGGACCGTGCAGCGGCTGTTCACGAGCGACAAGGGCGGCCTGACCGTCTACGTCCTAGGCAGCGAGGGCCGGATCGTGACGTATTACGCGCACCTGGACGCGTACGCGCCGGGCCTGGAGGCCGGGCAGCGCGTCGCCAGAGGCGAGCGGCTGGGAACGGTTGGCGATACGGGCAACGCGGCACCCGGCAACACGCACCTCCACTTCGCCATTTGGACCATCGAGCCCGGCGATAGCTTCTGGGACGGCGAGCCGATCAACCCGTACGACCTCCTGGCGCGCTGA
- a CDS encoding L,D-transpeptidase family protein: MMRTSLAVLLVLAALLILVSGCWTETPADTPEASGDMAVQSVSMIGGDELPSDEEVERDRYITRPVQLANVDTLARAEAEQANTERLADLDTTRAWSTEMQLPLGGNVEGPSVLKLQVLLDRARFSPGEIDGRWGNNTEAALVWFQKSAGMEASGVADSATVAALGRRAGRPDSLVVTYTLTAGDVEGPFEPLPEDVYEKAKLERLGYESLGEALGERFHASPALISRLNDSMTLDSLSAGDRIRVPNIMGAPRVSGEIAMIVVSGSGHYLQALSADSTILFHAPATLGAEYDPSPSGDFEVTRTARNPTWHYQPKILASVPDDQEDAVLPGGPNNAVGTVWIALSEPHYGIHGTRAPSTIGYASSAGCTRLTNWDAEHLLSMVKTGTPVQFRDITGRDASGAKTSTSRS; encoded by the coding sequence ATGATGCGCACCTCTCTCGCCGTCCTCCTCGTCCTCGCGGCCCTTCTCATCCTGGTTTCTGGCTGCTGGACCGAGACGCCCGCCGACACGCCAGAGGCCTCTGGCGACATGGCCGTCCAGTCGGTCTCGATGATCGGCGGGGACGAGCTGCCGTCCGACGAGGAGGTGGAGCGCGACCGCTACATCACGCGCCCGGTCCAGCTCGCGAACGTGGACACGCTCGCGCGCGCCGAGGCCGAGCAGGCCAACACCGAACGCCTCGCGGACCTGGACACCACGCGGGCGTGGTCCACCGAGATGCAGCTCCCGTTGGGCGGCAACGTGGAAGGCCCGAGTGTGCTCAAGCTCCAGGTGCTGCTGGACCGCGCGCGCTTCTCGCCCGGCGAGATCGACGGCCGCTGGGGCAACAACACCGAGGCGGCGCTGGTCTGGTTTCAGAAGTCCGCCGGCATGGAGGCCTCTGGCGTGGCGGACTCCGCGACCGTCGCCGCGCTCGGCCGCCGCGCCGGGCGTCCGGATTCCCTCGTGGTCACGTACACGCTCACCGCAGGTGATGTAGAAGGCCCTTTTGAGCCGTTGCCCGAGGACGTGTACGAAAAAGCCAAGCTGGAGCGCCTGGGCTACGAGTCGCTTGGCGAAGCCCTCGGCGAGCGCTTCCACGCCTCGCCCGCGCTCATCTCGCGCCTCAACGACAGCATGACGCTGGACAGCCTCTCCGCAGGCGACCGCATCCGCGTGCCCAACATCATGGGTGCCCCACGGGTCTCCGGCGAGATCGCGATGATCGTCGTCTCCGGCAGCGGGCATTACCTCCAGGCGCTCTCCGCCGACAGCACCATTCTGTTCCACGCCCCCGCCACCCTCGGCGCCGAGTACGACCCCTCGCCCAGCGGTGACTTCGAGGTGACGCGCACCGCGCGCAACCCGACGTGGCACTACCAGCCCAAGATCCTCGCGAGCGTCCCCGACGACCAGGAGGACGCCGTTCTTCCCGGCGGCCCGAACAACGCCGTCGGGACGGTCTGGATCGCGCTTTCCGAGCCGCATTACGGCATCCACGGCACGCGCGCGCCCAGCACCATCGGCTACGCCAGCTCGGCGGGCTGCACGCGCCTGACCAACTGGGACGCGGAGCACCTTCTGAGCATGGTCAAGACCGGCACCCCCGTCCAGTTCCGCGACATCACGGGCCGCGACGCCTCTGGCGCGAAGACCTCCACGTCGCGGTCCTGA
- a CDS encoding sigma-54-dependent transcriptional regulator, translating into MDSTPLRVALVDDDPDFSRLIALRLKRGAGVPCKTTAFASGAAFVDALNGEAAFDLVFLDVVMPEMGGLDVLRHVQERRPDLPVVMVSAQSSIPVALEAIESGAQDYLVKGDDALDRVPVLARAAADRLALVSQIDALRQRLGDRAVAPEIVGESPEMAKVLRLVSQAVRGDLAIAVVGESGSGKELVARAVHRGSARARGPFVVLNCGAIPAELMESELFGHEKGAFTGAIARHAGVFEQANGGTLFLDEIGELDARLQAKLLRVLQDQTIRRVGGREAFQVDVRIVSATHRDLQAMVASGEFREDLFYRLVQFVIPVPPLRDRGLDVLLLAERFLKAVTARYPDLNARQFSPSARKALLRYGWPGNVRELKSAVERAALVASGVNVGAGDLRLGRSLMGEARTPAEHATHAGAESEIVPFEELKRLALEHALQICEGQIEKTAEALGITRSTVYRLLKKYEIEA; encoded by the coding sequence ATGGATTCTACGCCCCTCCGCGTCGCCCTCGTCGACGACGACCCCGACTTCTCGCGGCTGATCGCGCTGCGGCTCAAGCGCGGCGCCGGCGTGCCGTGCAAGACCACCGCGTTCGCCTCTGGCGCCGCGTTCGTGGACGCCCTGAACGGAGAGGCGGCGTTCGATCTCGTCTTCCTCGACGTGGTCATGCCCGAGATGGGCGGCCTGGACGTGCTGCGCCACGTGCAGGAGCGGCGCCCGGATCTGCCCGTCGTGATGGTTTCGGCGCAGTCCTCCATCCCGGTCGCGCTAGAGGCCATCGAATCCGGCGCGCAGGACTACCTCGTCAAAGGCGACGACGCGCTGGACCGCGTCCCCGTCCTCGCGCGCGCCGCAGCGGACCGGCTCGCGCTCGTGAGCCAGATCGACGCGCTCCGCCAGAGGCTGGGGGACCGCGCCGTCGCGCCGGAGATCGTCGGCGAGAGCCCCGAGATGGCGAAGGTGCTCCGGCTCGTGAGCCAGGCCGTCCGCGGCGATCTCGCCATCGCGGTCGTAGGCGAGAGCGGCAGCGGCAAAGAGCTCGTCGCGCGGGCCGTCCACCGCGGCTCGGCGCGCGCCAGAGGCCCGTTCGTGGTCCTCAACTGCGGCGCGATCCCGGCGGAGCTGATGGAGAGCGAGCTGTTCGGCCACGAGAAAGGCGCGTTCACCGGCGCCATCGCGCGCCACGCCGGCGTCTTCGAGCAGGCCAACGGCGGCACGCTGTTCCTGGACGAGATCGGCGAGCTGGACGCGCGCTTGCAGGCCAAACTGCTCCGCGTGCTCCAGGACCAGACCATCCGCCGCGTTGGAGGCCGCGAGGCGTTCCAGGTGGACGTCCGCATCGTGAGCGCCACGCACCGGGATTTGCAGGCGATGGTGGCCTCTGGCGAGTTCCGCGAGGACCTCTTCTACCGCCTGGTGCAGTTCGTCATCCCCGTCCCGCCTTTGCGCGACCGTGGCCTGGACGTCTTGCTCCTGGCCGAGCGCTTTCTCAAGGCCGTGACCGCGCGCTACCCGGACCTCAACGCCCGGCAGTTCTCGCCCTCGGCCCGCAAAGCGCTTCTCCGCTACGGGTGGCCGGGCAACGTGCGCGAGCTGAAAAGCGCCGTCGAGCGCGCCGCGCTCGTGGCCTCTGGCGTCAACGTCGGCGCCGGGGACCTCCGGCTGGGGCGCTCGCTGATGGGCGAGGCCCGCACGCCCGCCGAGCACGCGACGCACGCCGGCGCCGAGAGTGAGATCGTGCCTTTTGAGGAGCTGAAGCGGCTCGCGCTGGAGCACGCCCTGCAAATCTGCGAGGGGCAGATCGAGAAAACGGCCGAGGCGCTCGGGATCACGCGCTCCACGGTCTACCGCCTGCTCAAGAAGTACGAGATCGAGGCGTAG
- a CDS encoding sensor histidine kinase encodes MLVAEPTPLPGGLMAALDVAVLERGASGLFSLVGKPPAWFEGLFAPSAEAPASGDAAPARGAVDPAESSDFLADFLPSAIAVWDRAEPGRLSSGPYTEAGRDGVERTLEATALRADGRALLLLGPPTMSYERTQRLLQTARDERLDVERTRRRTEEREVLLHCIVHDLANPLAGLRGSLGLLDASGLPEDDRELVDIARRQAERMQGMIRDVLDTFRQEVDAMQPATAAPADVGEALRQSARALAPRAQASGVALAVDAPEAPLRAVADARRLERVVMNLLENAIRHSPEGGTVRLLARETSDGVTLAVEDDGPGVPPEATADLFKRFRPRGPQRGQAGLGLYFCRLAAESWGGTAGYEPRESGGARFWVRLRPARTPLAEGAAS; translated from the coding sequence ATGCTCGTGGCTGAACCGACCCCGCTTCCGGGCGGCCTCATGGCCGCGCTCGATGTCGCCGTGCTGGAGCGCGGTGCCAGCGGCCTGTTCTCCCTCGTGGGCAAGCCCCCGGCGTGGTTCGAGGGCCTGTTCGCGCCGAGCGCGGAGGCTCCGGCCTCTGGCGACGCCGCGCCCGCCAGAGGCGCCGTGGACCCGGCCGAAAGCTCGGACTTCCTCGCGGACTTCCTGCCCAGTGCCATCGCAGTCTGGGACCGCGCGGAGCCAGGACGTCTGTCTTCGGGACCGTACACCGAGGCCGGCCGCGACGGCGTGGAGCGCACCCTGGAGGCCACCGCCCTCCGCGCCGATGGCCGCGCGCTGCTCCTGCTCGGCCCGCCGACGATGAGCTACGAGAGGACGCAACGCCTGCTTCAGACCGCCCGCGACGAGCGCTTGGACGTGGAGCGCACGCGCCGCCGGACGGAAGAGCGCGAGGTCCTGCTCCACTGCATCGTCCACGACCTCGCGAACCCTCTGGCGGGCCTCCGCGGCAGCCTGGGCCTCCTCGACGCCAGCGGCTTGCCCGAGGACGACCGCGAACTCGTGGACATCGCCCGCCGCCAGGCCGAGCGGATGCAGGGCATGATCCGCGACGTGCTGGACACCTTCCGCCAGGAAGTGGACGCCATGCAGCCCGCGACCGCCGCGCCTGCCGACGTGGGCGAGGCGCTCCGCCAGAGCGCCCGCGCGCTTGCGCCCCGCGCCCAGGCCTCTGGCGTAGCGCTCGCCGTGGACGCGCCAGAGGCTCCGCTCCGCGCCGTCGCCGACGCGCGTCGGCTGGAGCGCGTGGTGATGAACCTGCTGGAGAACGCGATCCGGCACTCGCCCGAGGGCGGCACCGTCCGCCTCCTGGCGCGCGAGACCTCGGATGGCGTGACGCTCGCCGTCGAGGACGACGGCCCCGGCGTGCCGCCAGAGGCCACCGCCGACCTGTTCAAGCGCTTCCGACCGCGCGGGCCGCAGCGCGGGCAGGCGGGGCTCGGGCTTTACTTCTGCCGCCTGGCCGCCGAAAGCTGGGGCGGCACGGCCGGCTACGAGCCGCGCGAGAGTGGCGGCGCCCGCTTCTGGGTGCGCCTGCGGCCCGCCCGTACGCCTCTGGCGGAGGGCGCCGCGTCCTAA
- a CDS encoding Rab family GTPase, with the protein MSEPHETLRLKVCLVGAPAVGKTSLVRRYVEGTFSEDYLTTIGVRISRKRVTVDGEAVGLIVWDINGDDAFAPLQSAYLRGASAFLLVADGTRPITFDRVVALRDELGEAFGGTPSILALNKRDLDDEWAIDEAQVEALRNAGVDVRETSARDGMEVEEAFLALARLAIAHARG; encoded by the coding sequence ATGAGCGAACCCCACGAGACCCTCCGCCTCAAGGTCTGCCTCGTCGGCGCGCCCGCCGTGGGCAAGACGAGCCTGGTGCGCCGCTACGTGGAGGGCACGTTCTCCGAGGACTACCTCACCACCATCGGCGTGCGGATCAGCCGCAAGCGCGTAACGGTGGACGGCGAGGCCGTCGGCCTCATCGTGTGGGACATCAACGGCGACGACGCTTTCGCGCCGCTCCAGAGCGCCTACCTGCGCGGCGCCTCGGCCTTCCTCCTCGTCGCCGACGGCACGCGGCCGATCACGTTCGACCGCGTGGTCGCCCTCCGCGACGAACTCGGCGAGGCCTTTGGCGGCACGCCGTCCATCCTCGCGCTCAACAAGCGCGACCTGGACGACGAGTGGGCCATCGACGAGGCGCAGGTGGAGGCGCTCCGAAACGCGGGCGTGGACGTGCGCGAGACGAGCGCCCGCGATGGCATGGAGGTTGAAGAGGCGTTCCTCGCCCTCGCCCGCCTCGCCATCGCCCATGCTCGTGGCTGA
- a CDS encoding OmpA family protein, which yields MPSDPRPDPPPFAPLAAGGADAPSGDGSPPEASAEETLRRLLLGDDHDAALDRVVRNELPPPEMDPRAVARVLPEAVLWRETEDHALGDALAGPIERGLKASVERNPQPVVDAIFPIIGPAIRRSIQHAMAQSLESVNQSVNYGLSWRGLKWRMEARRSGLSFGEVVLRHTLQYRVEEVLLVHRETGLLLKHVVASGVPGAGEDGDLVSAMLTAVRQFVGDSFSVDEGDALDTIEVGDLNVWIEPGPRAILAAVIRGHPPEAYRQRLKAACESIHSRLGDALTTFTGETAPFDAAGSVLEDLLDAEYAETPARGLSPKLLVLLLLALGLAAWGGYRWWDARSRESAYVEALDATPGLDVLRTDREGGRLVVVGARDPLAPDPATLLAPAGLDADDVDARWVTAFSTDTSVVARRAAEAFGTPPGVRLRAGADGTVRASGAREDTSWVARAREILPLVPGVRRLDVSGLRDDIDAARSGVETFSLQFDESGAVPPDAALADARTRIARLDAAAGERRQRLTLEVTGHTDDLGTPDANAALGLARARAVAAALESEVENLDVRTLSRGAQDALANGPHPPSRRVTFRVLR from the coding sequence ATGCCCTCCGACCCGCGCCCTGACCCGCCTCCGTTCGCGCCGCTCGCCGCCGGCGGCGCGGACGCGCCCTCCGGCGACGGCTCGCCGCCAGAAGCCTCCGCCGAGGAAACGCTCCGCCGCCTCCTCCTCGGAGACGACCATGACGCCGCGCTGGACCGCGTCGTCCGCAACGAACTCCCGCCGCCGGAGATGGACCCGCGCGCGGTGGCGCGCGTCCTGCCCGAGGCCGTCCTCTGGCGCGAGACCGAAGACCACGCCCTCGGCGACGCGCTCGCCGGCCCCATCGAGCGCGGGCTGAAGGCGAGCGTGGAGCGCAACCCGCAGCCGGTCGTGGACGCCATCTTTCCCATTATCGGCCCGGCCATCCGGCGGTCCATCCAGCACGCGATGGCGCAGTCGCTGGAGTCCGTCAACCAGTCTGTCAACTACGGGCTCTCGTGGCGCGGCTTGAAGTGGCGCATGGAGGCGCGCCGCAGTGGGCTCTCCTTTGGCGAGGTGGTCTTGCGCCACACGCTGCAGTACCGCGTGGAAGAGGTGCTCCTCGTCCACCGCGAGACCGGGTTGCTCCTCAAGCACGTCGTGGCCTCTGGCGTGCCCGGCGCGGGCGAGGACGGCGACCTGGTAAGCGCGATGCTGACCGCCGTGCGGCAGTTCGTCGGCGACTCGTTCAGCGTGGACGAGGGCGACGCACTGGACACCATCGAGGTCGGCGATCTCAACGTGTGGATCGAGCCCGGGCCGCGCGCCATCCTCGCCGCCGTGATCCGCGGCCATCCGCCAGAGGCCTACCGCCAGCGGCTCAAAGCCGCCTGCGAGTCCATCCACTCGCGCCTGGGCGACGCGCTGACGACCTTTACCGGCGAGACCGCCCCGTTCGACGCCGCCGGCTCCGTCCTCGAAGACCTCCTCGACGCCGAGTACGCCGAGACGCCCGCCAGAGGCCTCTCGCCCAAGCTCCTCGTGCTTCTCCTGCTGGCGCTTGGCCTCGCCGCGTGGGGCGGCTACCGCTGGTGGGACGCCCGCTCCCGCGAGTCCGCCTACGTCGAAGCGCTCGACGCCACGCCCGGCCTGGACGTGCTCCGCACCGACCGCGAGGGCGGCCGCTTGGTCGTCGTCGGCGCGCGCGATCCTCTGGCGCCCGACCCCGCCACGCTTCTCGCGCCCGCCGGCCTGGACGCCGACGACGTGGACGCCCGCTGGGTGACCGCCTTCTCCACAGACACGAGCGTCGTGGCCCGCCGCGCCGCCGAGGCCTTTGGCACGCCGCCCGGCGTGCGCCTGCGCGCCGGCGCCGACGGCACGGTCCGGGCCTCTGGCGCGCGCGAGGACACGAGTTGGGTGGCGCGCGCAAGAGAGATCCTGCCCCTCGTGCCCGGCGTTCGGCGCCTGGACGTTTCCGGCCTGCGGGACGACATCGACGCTGCCCGCTCGGGGGTGGAGACCTTCTCGTTGCAGTTCGACGAGAGCGGAGCCGTGCCGCCCGACGCCGCCCTGGCCGATGCCCGGACCCGCATCGCGCGGCTCGACGCCGCCGCGGGCGAGCGCCGCCAGAGGCTGACCCTGGAGGTCACCGGCCATACGGACGACCTCGGCACGCCCGACGCCAACGCCGCGCTGGGCCTCGCGCGGGCCCGCGCCGTCGCCGCCGCGCTGGAAAGCGAGGTGGAGAACCTCGACGTGCGTACCCTGAGCCGTGGCGCGCAGGACGCCCTTGCCAACGGGCCGCACCCGCCCAGCCGCCGCGTCACCTTCCGCGTTCTCCGCTAA
- a CDS encoding M23 family metallopeptidase: protein MAYRRASGCLSFVFVAALLALGAASLVPQLGAAFRQPLYAARLAAMEPLTSTPVPVAGVSPEALTDTWGAARSGGRQHEGIDIFAARGTPVVSATEGIVAEVGTNNLGGNVVWVQGPGREAHYYAHLETQQPGLASGDRIAPGDTLGFVGTSGNAAGTPPHLHYGIYSAGGATNPYPRLVEPEGGTPEAE from the coding sequence ATGGCCTACCGACGCGCCAGCGGCTGCCTTTCGTTCGTCTTCGTCGCCGCGCTGCTCGCTCTCGGTGCCGCTTCGCTCGTCCCGCAACTCGGCGCCGCGTTCCGCCAGCCGCTCTACGCCGCGCGCCTCGCCGCGATGGAGCCTCTGACGAGCACGCCGGTCCCCGTCGCGGGCGTCTCGCCAGAGGCGCTTACCGACACGTGGGGCGCGGCACGCTCCGGCGGGCGCCAGCACGAGGGCATCGACATCTTCGCCGCCAGAGGCACGCCCGTCGTGAGCGCGACCGAGGGCATCGTGGCCGAGGTGGGCACCAACAACCTGGGCGGCAACGTGGTCTGGGTGCAGGGGCCGGGCCGCGAGGCGCACTACTACGCACACCTCGAGACGCAGCAGCCGGGGCTCGCCTCTGGCGACCGAATCGCCCCGGGCGACACGCTGGGCTTTGTCGGCACGAGCGGTAACGCGGCCGGCACGCCGCCGCACCTCCACTACGGGATCTACAGCGCCGGGGGCGCCACGAACCCGTACCCGAGGCTCGTGGAGCCGGAGGGCGGCACGCCAGAGGCCGAGTAG
- a CDS encoding DinB family protein, which produces MSDTSFRDLAFSDLDLELAGTRRLLEAAPQAHFGWRPHEKSWTLGQLTAHIANLFWWGTMTLTQDEFDMGAPMPPNDPPESTEALLATFDRNVAAFRATLEQQTDADLDKPWTLRSGKHHISTDPTHMVLRRFTLSHIAHHRGQLSVYLRLLDVPVPGVYGPSGDDRRGARSE; this is translated from the coding sequence ATGTCCGACACCTCCTTTCGCGACCTCGCCTTTTCCGACCTCGACCTCGAACTCGCGGGCACGCGCCGGCTCCTGGAAGCCGCGCCCCAGGCGCACTTCGGCTGGCGCCCGCACGAGAAGAGCTGGACGCTGGGCCAACTCACGGCCCACATCGCCAACCTGTTCTGGTGGGGCACGATGACGCTCACGCAGGACGAGTTCGACATGGGCGCGCCGATGCCGCCCAACGATCCGCCCGAAAGCACCGAGGCGCTTCTGGCGACGTTCGACCGCAACGTCGCCGCGTTCCGCGCCACGCTGGAGCAGCAGACCGACGCCGACCTCGACAAGCCGTGGACCCTGCGCAGCGGCAAACACCACATCTCGACGGACCCGACGCACATGGTCCTACGGCGCTTCACGCTGAGCCACATCGCGCACCACCGGGGCCAGCTGAGCGTCTACCTCCGCCTTCTGGACGTGCCCGTTCCTGGCGTCTACGGACCGTCCGGCGACGACCGCCGCGGCGCGAGGAGCGAGTAG
- a CDS encoding MATE family efflux transporter: MPKPPARPSEAILQGPIAPALLKLAGPVVLANVFQTVYQLTDTFWVGRLGADAVAAVSFSFPVIFLFIAIGGGITIAGTILVAQAEGRSDTRQVDYIAGQTYAIVTLLSLVLAASGYVLAEPLLRLMGAAPEVLGLATEYLQLSYLGLPFVFGYFVFQALLRGVGDVKTPLYVVGVTVLLNFVLDPLFILGWGPVPALGVAGAAAATIGTQGLAAAIGLWLLLSGRRPIRVRLSDIRPDLALARRIVGLGFPASVDQGMRAVGLGVLVTLIAGFGSEAVAVYGVGTRIFSFVLIPALGLGIATSTVVGQNIGAGQRQRARETTTVGSWIALGTMTAAGLLAFVFARPIVAAFVPGEPAVIEQGAQFLRIMAPGWGLIGAQVVIGGGFSGAGRTYVSMAISIASLWMLRFPIAWFLSTRTALGLEGVWWAFPISYVGGALVAVVWFMRVLRQPVEDDDAIEEQAVTESTTARPFGR; the protein is encoded by the coding sequence GTGCCCAAGCCGCCCGCTCGTCCGTCCGAAGCCATCCTCCAGGGGCCGATTGCCCCGGCGCTGCTCAAGCTGGCCGGGCCGGTCGTGCTCGCCAACGTGTTCCAGACGGTCTACCAACTGACCGACACGTTCTGGGTGGGGCGTCTGGGCGCCGACGCCGTCGCAGCGGTCTCGTTCAGCTTTCCGGTCATCTTCCTGTTTATCGCCATCGGCGGCGGGATCACCATCGCCGGGACGATCCTCGTGGCGCAGGCGGAGGGCCGCAGCGATACGCGGCAGGTGGACTACATCGCGGGGCAGACGTACGCCATCGTGACGCTGCTCTCGCTCGTGCTCGCCGCCAGCGGCTATGTGCTCGCGGAGCCTCTCTTGCGGCTGATGGGTGCCGCGCCAGAGGTGCTGGGACTCGCGACGGAGTACCTCCAGCTGAGCTACCTCGGGCTTCCGTTCGTGTTCGGCTACTTCGTGTTCCAGGCGCTCCTGCGCGGCGTGGGCGATGTCAAAACGCCGCTCTACGTGGTGGGCGTGACCGTGCTGCTCAACTTCGTGCTAGACCCGCTGTTCATCCTCGGCTGGGGGCCGGTCCCGGCGCTCGGCGTGGCGGGCGCCGCCGCGGCCACCATCGGCACGCAGGGGCTGGCGGCGGCGATCGGGCTGTGGCTCCTGCTCAGCGGGCGGCGGCCGATTCGCGTCCGGCTGAGCGACATCCGGCCCGACCTCGCGCTCGCGCGCCGGATCGTGGGGCTGGGCTTCCCGGCCTCTGTCGACCAGGGGATGCGCGCGGTCGGCCTCGGCGTGCTCGTGACGCTCATCGCGGGGTTCGGCAGCGAGGCCGTGGCGGTGTACGGCGTGGGCACGCGGATCTTCTCGTTCGTCCTCATCCCGGCGCTCGGGCTCGGCATCGCGACCTCGACGGTCGTGGGGCAGAACATCGGCGCGGGGCAGCGGCAGCGCGCCCGCGAGACGACGACGGTCGGCTCGTGGATCGCGCTCGGCACGATGACGGCGGCGGGGCTTCTGGCGTTTGTCTTCGCCCGCCCGATCGTGGCGGCGTTCGTGCCGGGCGAGCCGGCGGTGATCGAGCAGGGCGCGCAGTTTCTCCGCATCATGGCGCCGGGCTGGGGGCTCATCGGCGCGCAGGTGGTGATCGGCGGCGGCTTTAGCGGCGCGGGCCGCACGTACGTCTCCATGGCGATCTCGATCGCGAGCCTGTGGATGCTCCGCTTCCCCATCGCGTGGTTCCTCTCGACGCGGACGGCGCTCGGCCTGGAGGGCGTGTGGTGGGCGTTCCCCATCTCCTACGTTGGCGGCGCGCTCGTGGCCGTGGTGTGGTTTATGCGCGTGCTGCGCCAGCCCGTCGAGGACGACGACGCCATCGAAGAGCAGGCCGTGACCGAGTCCACGACCGCCCGGCCGTTCGGCCGCTGA